Proteins from one Malaya genurostris strain Urasoe2022 chromosome 2, Malgen_1.1, whole genome shotgun sequence genomic window:
- the LOC131429239 gene encoding uncharacterized protein K02A2.6-like: MDPEQFAKFLDHQTKMFGQLLTKFTPPQHHPVPAVMGPNVAVPQPSPLALDGDMEQNFEFFEKSWFDYSKAVGMDHWPDVEDSQKVSFLMSVIGEPARRKYFNFELTDAQKATVQNALQAIREKVTARRNIIVDRLDFFSASQYSSETIDDYASRLKILAKSAKFGALETELVTYKVVTANKWSHLRTKMLTVSDITLLKAIDMCRAEEIAAKRSIDMSIASSSEVKKIIKPKSKNLHCKFCGDRHEFLKGVCPALGKRCHRCKGKNHFEKVCHKRYQKSPKHPKRVKEITEESSESEESSSETSSGESEGEYEIGKIYDNTAKGGNVLAKLDLKFSDGWKSVKCELDTGANTSLIGNEYLTKLCGNQPLLPSKLRLQSFGGNPIKVLGEVKIPCRRKNREFMLILQVVNGDHCPLLSAKVSRVLGFVKFCKSVSFEKSSQSSLLNIYRVEAQRIVDAHANIFAGYGRLPGTVSLEVDNSISPIIQSPRRVPIAMRDKLKKELESLEKEGLIVKELKHTQWVSNIVIVQRGTESSGIRICLDPIPLNKALKRPNLQFVTLDEILPELGRAKVFTTMDAKKGFWHVVLDEHSSKLTTFWTPFGRYRWTRLPFGISSAPEIFQMKLQEVIQGLKGVECIADDLLVYGTGDDFETALIDHNQCLEKLLTRLEDYNVKLNKSKMKLCETSVKFYGHMLTDQGIKPDDSKISTIRNFPTPTNRKEVHRFIGMVNYLSRFIQNLSANLVNLRKLIVESVPWQWTAIEEEEFSRIKSRVADIGTLRYYNINQPLIVECDASCFGLGVVVYQKDGVIGYASRTLTQTERNYAQIEKELLAILFACIRFDQIIVGNKKTVVKTDHKPLVSLFKKPLLSAPRRLQHMLLNLQRYSLSIEFVTGKDNVVADALSRAPVDEKLPSDCFKKLNICKIGKEVEVLQLSKFLSVSDNRLTEIKKETSNDQPLQLIISYIQQGWPPTVDRVPDTVKVYYGYRSELSTQDGLVFRGDRIVVPYVLRRKLIDSCHVSHNGVESTLKLARANLFWPGMSSQIKNVVKECQTCAKYAASQPNPPMMSHCIPIYPFQLVSMDVFQAEYRGFTRKFLATVDHYSDFFEVDILKDLTPESVIDVCKANFARHGKPQRVISDNATNFVNAKMIRFANDWDFELVTSAPHHQQANGKSEAAVKIAKRLIKKAEETGTDFWYALLHWRNIPNKIGSSPAARLFSRSTRCGIPTSSANLLPRVVEGVPAAIEKNRTNYKQYYDKKTRQLPELLIGSPVYVQLHPETSKLWTAGTITDRLSERSYKVNVDGVSYRRSSIHLKPRNEPNTLNELGHISLQNTGFREHVDSNNIIMEQKTSSENLFQNASLQQPASMNVPEVSLSSIPVPAVYTPARERPTQKDRVAITPVDLNSRPKRQTRIPEKLKDFDVTFQ, translated from the coding sequence ATGGATCCCGAGCAGTTTGCTAAGTTTCTGGATCACCAAACAAAAATGTTTGGTCAGCTTTTAACCAAATTCACCCCGCCACAACATCATCCAGTACCAGCTGTAATGGGACCAAACGTGGCTGTTCCCCAACCATCACCACTCGCACTAGATGGTGATATGGagcaaaatttcgaatttttcgaaaaaagctGGTTTGATTATTCAAAAGCTGTCGGAATGGACCATTGGCCAGATGTGGAAGATTCTCAGAAAGTTAGTTTTCTGATGTCAGTAATTGGTGAACCTGCACGAAGAAAATACTTTAACTTCGAATTGACTGATGCACAAAAAGCTACGGTGCAGAACGCTCTACAAGcgattcgtgagaaggttacagCGAGACGTAACATAATTGTTGACCGTTTGGATTTCTTCTCTGCCTCCCAATATTCCAGTGAAACAATCGATGACTACGCCTCCCGTTTAAAGATACTTGCTAAATCTGCAAAATTCGGTGCTTTGGAAACAGAGTTGGTAACGTATAAGGTTGTCACTGCCAACAAATGGTCACACTTACGTACCAAGATGCTTACTGTTTCTGATATAACATTGCTTAAAGCCATCGATATGTGTCGTGCAGAGGAAATTGCAGCAAAACGCTCAATAGATATGTCAATCGCTTCAAGTTCAGAAGTAAAGAAAATTATCAAGCCCAAATCAAAAAACCTTCACTGCAAGTTTTGTGGTGATCGTCATGAGTTTTTGAAAGGAGTATGCCCAGCTTTAGGAAAACGGTGCCATCGTTGCAAAGGAAAAAACcactttgaaaaagtttgtcacAAACGCTATCAAAAGTCACCGAAACACCCAAAGCGAGTAAAGGAAATCACTGAAGAATCGAGTGAATCCGAAGAGTCATCAAGCGAAACATCCTCCGGAGAAAGCGAAGGAGAGTACGAAATCGGAAAAATTTACGATAACACTGCCAAGGGTGGGAATGTTTTAGCCAAACTCGATTTGAAGTTCTCCGATggttggaaatcggttaaatgtGAGCTAGACACTGGGGCTAATACCAGCTTAATTGGTAATGAGTACTTGACCAAGCTTTGTGGTAACCAACCTTTGCTTCCTTCGAAACTTCGTCTGCAAAGCTTTGGAGGAAATCCTATTAAAGTTCTCGGTGAAGTGAAAATTCCATGTCGCCGAAAGAATCGTGAATTTATGCTCATACTACAAGTGGTGAACGGAGATCATTGCCCTCTGCTGTCAGCAAAAGTCTCACGCGTACTCGGTTTCGTGAAGTTTTGCAAATCGGTATCGTTTGAGAAGTCATCACAGTCATCACTTTTGAATATATATCGTGTCGAAGCGCAAAGAATTGTAGATGCTCATGCTAATATCTTCGCTGGGTATGGCCGACTTCCCGGTACAGTTTCTCTAGAAGTGGACAACAGCATCTCCCCAATCATACAATCACCACGAAGAGTACCAATCGCAATGCGAGATAAGCTAAAAAAGGAGTTAGAATCTTTAGAGAAGGAAGGATTAATTGTCAAAGAACTAAAGCATACGCAATGGGTCAGTAACATCGTCATAGTTCAACGTGGTACTGAATCGTCTGGTATCAGAATCTGTTTGGATCCTATTCCTCTCAATAAAGCTCTAAAAAGACCAAATTTGCAATTCGTGACGTTGGATGAAATCCTTCCTGAGTTAGGACGTGCTAAAGTATTTACGACTATGGATGCCAAAAAAGGATTTTGGCATGTGGTTCTGGACGAGCATAGTAGTAAGCTTACTACATTCTGGACACCTTTCGGACGCTATCGGTGGACTCGTTTGCCATTCGGAATTTCTTCAGCCCCagagatttttcaaatgaaattacaGGAGGTTATTCAAGGACTCAAAGGTGTCGAATGCATCGCCGATGATTTGCTTGTTTACGGAACCGGCGATGACTTTGAAACAGCCTTGATCGATCACAACCAGTGTCTCGAAAAACTGCTCACACGCCTAGAGGACTACAACGTCAAACTAAACAAATCAAAGATGAAGTTGTGCGAAACATCCGTAAAATTTTACGGTCATATGTTAACAGACCAGGGTATCAAACCAGACGACAGCAAGATATCGACAATAAGGAACTTTCCAACACCTACAAACCGCAAAGAAGTCCATCGATTCATCGGTATGGTAAATTATCTTAGTCGATTTATCCAAAATCTGAGTGCAAACCTAGTTAACCTCCGAAAACTAATTGTGGAATCGGTACCGTGGCAGTGGACAGCAATCGAAGAGGAAGAATTTAGTCGCATAAAATCACGGGTAGCTGATATTGGCACACTCCGATACTACAACATCAATCAACCATTAATAGTAGAGTGTGATGCAAGTTGCTTCGGACTAGGTGTTGTGGTTTATCAAAAGGATGGAGTCATTGGATACGCCTCACGAACGCTCACGCAAACTGAAAGGAATTATGCACAAATTGAGAAAGAGCTGCTAGCGATTTTGTTTGCATGCATTCGTTTCGATCAAATAATAGTCGGTAACAAAAAAACAGTTGTGAAAACAGACCACAAACCTCTCGTCAGCCTGTTCAAAAAGCCTCTTCTCTCAGCTCCACGACGACTTCAACATATGCTGCTCAATTTGCAACGATATTCTTTGAGCATCGAATTTGTAACAGGAAAAGACAACGTTGTTGCAGATGCTCTGTCCCGAGCACCAGTAGATGAAAAGCTGCCCAGTGAttgtttcaaaaaattaaatatctGCAAAATTGGAAAGGAAGTTGAAGTGCTTCAGTTGAGTAAGTTTCTATCGGTTTCTGATAATCGCTTGACTGAGataaaaaaggaaacaagtaATGATCAGCCACTTCAGCTAATTATCAGTTATATCCAGCAAGGTTGGCCTCCTACAGTCGACAGAGTACCAGACACAGTGAAAGTTTATTACGGTTATCGCAGCGAACTATCTACACAAGATGGATTAGTTTTCCGTGGCGATCGCATTGTAGTGCCTTATGTTCTTCGAAGAAAGTTAATTGACAGCTGCCACGTTAGCCACAATGGAGTGGAGTCGACTTTGAAGCTAGCCAGAGCGAATCTCTTCTGGCCAGGAATGTCATCTCAGATCAAGAACGTAGTCAAGGAGTGCCAGACGTGCGCAAAGTATGCTGCTTCACAACCAAATCCACCGATGATGAGTCATTGCATTCCCATCTATCCTTTCCAATTAGTGTCAATGGATGTTTTTCAAGCCGAGTATCGTGGTTTTACACGAAAATTCTTGGCGACAGTAGACCACTATTCGGATTTCTTTGAAGTCGACATCTTAAAAGATTTAACGCCCGAATCTGTTATTGATGTGTGTAAAGCCAATTTTGCTCGTCATGGAAAGCCACAGAGGGTGATTAGCGACAACGCTACTAATTTTGTCAATGCAAAAATGATTCGATTCGCCAATGACTGGGATTTTGAGTTGGTTACTTCGGCGCCTCATCACCAACAAGCAAACGGTAAATCGGAAGCCGCTGTAAAGATTGCGAAAAGATTAATTAAGAAAGCAGAAGAAACTGGTACTGATTTTTGGTATGCGCTATTGCATTGGCGAAACATACCAAACAAGATTGGATCCAGCCCAGCAGCTCGTCTTTTCTCACGTTCGACGCGTTGTGGAATACCAACATCGTCTGCAAATTTACTTCCCCGAGTAgtggaaggcgtacctgctgCTATCGAAAAAAACCGAACTAACTACAAACAGTACTACGATAAGAAAACTCGTCAATTACCAGAACTTCTGATTGGATCACCTGTGTATGTTCAATTGCATCCAGAAACTTCGAAATTATGGACTGCCGGTACGATCACGGATCGTCTCAGTGAACGGTCGTATAAGGTCAACGTTGACGGCGTCAGCTACCGGCGAAGTTCAATACATTTAAAACCACGTAATGAACCCAATACGCTCAACGAACTGGGACATATCTCACTACAAAATACTGGTTTCCGTGAACacgttgattctaacaacattATTATGGAACAGAAAACATCAAGTGAAAATCTATTTCAAAATGCTTCTTTACAACAGCCTGCTTCGATGAATGTTCCTGAAGTTTCACTCTCATCAAT